GGGTGGGTTCCTGGTAAATGATGGCGATGCCCGCCGCCTGCGCCTCGGCGGGCGTGTGAAATTGCACGTCCTGGCGGCCGACTTGCAGCGTGCCGCTGTCGCGCCGGTGGACGCCCGCCAGAATCTTGACGAAGGTACTCTTGCCCGCACCGTTTTCGCCCAGCAGGGCGTGGGCCTCGCCGGGAAAGAGATCAATGCTCACGTCTGAGAGCGCCTGTACGGGGCCAAAGGCTTTGCTGGCGTGGGTCAAGGTGAGAAGCGGCGACGGGCCAGTCGCGGGATTAGTCAAGGTGAAACACCTCTTCCAGCCGCAAAAACCCCTGATCGGGCGTGCCTTCAAGGTCCACGAAAAAGGGGGCCATGTCCGCCTGCCAGCGGGCGCTGACCTCCGTATTCGCCATGCCGGATTGCGCCGCGTCCAGATCGGGCGTTTCAAAATAGCCGACGAGCAGACCGTCATTCTTCAAAAAGAGCGAGTAATTATGCCAACCTGTTTTCGAGAGGGCCGCGAGCATGTCGGGCCAGACGGCTTTGTGGCGGGTCTTGTACTCGTCCAGGCGCTCCGGGCGCACCTGAAGCAGAAAGCAGACTCGGTGATGCGGTGTAGGCATAAGCTCCCAGAACGTAAAGAGACGCGAGGTGACAACCGGGTGGGTCAACTGTGTAACTGACCTCATTCAACACCACTTCACAAAAGATTGCAAGAGCTTGTAATTTTTTGTGACTTTGATGTTAGGATGTCAACATGTCAATCGACAATGTGGCTCCCTTGCCAGGGAGGCAGCAGGACATTTTGCGCCGCGCCCTGAGCGAGAAGGTGGTGCGGATCAAGGATCTGGCCGCCGAGTTTGGTGTGCACGAGATGACTGTGCGGCGTGATCTGGACGCGCTGTGCGAGCAGGGCAAGCTGCTGCGCGTTCACGGCGGAGCGCAACTGCTGGACAAGACCAGCGAGGAGTTGTCGCAGTCCATGCGGGCCGCGCAGAACGTGGACGCCAAAGAGCGTATCGCGCGGGCGGCCCTGCTGCTGATTCAGGACGGCGACACGGTGGCCCTGGACGCCAGCACCACCTCGCTGGCCCTCGCGAGGCTCCTTCCGGCCCGCAAGGTGCAGGTCATCGCTTGCAGCCTCGACGCCGCCAACGTGCTCTCTGCCGCCGGGGTGCCGTTTCTGATGGTGGGCGGCAACTTTCACGCGCCCGCCCGCTCGTTCGTCGGGGCGTTTTTCACCGATACCATCTCGCGGCTGCATCCGGACCTGGTGTTCTTTTCAGCCAAGGCCTACACCTTCGAGACCGGCTTCACCGACCCGCACCTGCCGGAAGTGGGGGCCAAGCGGGCGCTGATCGCCAGCGGCAGCAGCGTGGTGGCCTTGCTCGACAGCAGCAAGGTGGGCCGCCGGGCGCTGGCGACGATTGCTGGCCACGCCGATATCAACACCCTGATCACCGACGCCGACCTGCCTGCCGAACTGCTCAGCCAGCTCGACGAGGCCGACATTCAGGTGATTGTGGCCCCCTGAATTCAGCTTCCAGAGCAACCTTGAGTTCAGGGCAACCCCAAATCCAGCGCAACCCCAAATCCAGCGCAACCCCAAGTCCGGAGGAATCCTATGAACGCCGATCTGCTGCAAGCCCTCAGCGCACAACGAATAGAGACCCCCTCCTGGGGCTACGGCAACTCCGGCACCCGCTTCAAGACCTTTGCTGCTCCCGGCGCGGCCCGCGACATCTGGGAGAAGCTGGACGACGCCGCCGAGGTTCAGCGCCTGACCGGCATCGCGCCCGGCGTGGCCCTGCACATTCCCTGGGACGAGGTCGAAGACTACGGCGAACTGGGCAAGTACGCGGCCCAGCGCGGACTCACCATCGGCGCGATCAATCCCAACGTCTTTCAGGATGAGGAGTACAAGCTCGGCAGCGTCACCAATCCGGATGAGGCGGTGCGCGAGCGGGCCATCGCGCACCTGCTGGACTGCGTGGAGGTTATGAAGAAGACGGGGAGCCGTGACCTCTCGCTGTGGTTTGCCGACGGCACCAATTACGCCGGACAGGACGACTTGCGCTCACGCAAGCACCGGATGCGGGCGGGCCTGAAGCGAGTTCACGACGCCATGCCCGACGGCACGCGGATGCTGGTGGAGTACAAGCTGTTTGAACCGGCCTTCTACGCCACCGACCTGTTCGACTGGGGCGCGGCGTATTCGCACTGCCTTGCCATCGGCGAGAAGGCTCAGGTGCTGGTCGATCTCGGCCACCACGCGCAGGGTGTCAACATCGAGCAGATCGTGGCCTTCCTCTTGGATGAAGGTCGGCTGGGCGGCTTTCACTTCAATGCCCGCCGCTACGGCGACGACGACCTGATCGTGGGCACGTCCAACCCGTTCGAACTGTTCTGTATTTATGCTGAACTGGTCTTCGGCGCGAACTCGGTGGACGACTTGACCCGCCGGACGGCCCAGAACGTTGCTTACATGATCGACCAGAGCCACAACATCGAGCCGAAGGTGGAGGCCATGCTGCAAAGCGTGCTCAATTGCCAGGAAGCCTACGCCAAGGCGCTGCTGATCGACCGCGACCTGCTGAAAGAAGCCCAGGGTCAGGGCGACGTGCTGGCTGCCCACCGCGTGATGATGGACGCCTTCAAAACTGACGTGCGCCCGTTGCTGATGGAACTCCGCGTTGAAATGGACCTCAACCCCGAGCCGATTCAGGCCTACCGGGCGGGCGGCTACCAGGCCAAAGTCACCCGCGATCGCGGCACCCAGACGGGCGGCGGTGGCTACCCGGTCAAGGAAAAAGTCAGAAGCTAACCCGCTTGTTTTTGCCATAACACACGTCCCGCCCCCCAATCTGCAAGGAGCCTTATGACCGAGACCCAGCCCCGCACCACCGTCCCCAAAGACCGCTGGAACGATGCCGACGCGCCCAAATCTGACGGCCTCGCTTCTCTTTCCTACCGCTCCAACCTGCTCGGCTCAGACCGCACCCTTGTGAATATCTACGGCGGCAACACCAGCACCAAGAGTGTGGAGAAAGATCATCTGGGCCGCGACGTGACGGTGCTGTGGGTCAAGGGGTCGGGGTCGGACATCGCCACCATTACCGAGAAAGGCTTCGCGGGGCTGAAGCTCGACGAGGTGCTGCCGCTGTTTGACCGCGCCGAGATGACCGACGAGGAGATGACGGCCTACCTGGACCGCACTGCCTTCGAGGTGGGCCGCCCGCGCCAGAGCATCGAGACGTTGCTGCACGCCTTCGTTCCCGCCAAGCACGTGGACCACACCCACCCCGACGCCATCATCGGCATTGCCTGTACGCTGGGCGGCCCGGACGTGATGCGCGAGATCTACGGGGACCGGGCAGCCTGGGTGGACTACATTCGGCCCGGCTTTACCCTGTCGCAGCAGATCGGCGCAGCGGTGCGAGGCAATCCCAAGCTGGAAGCGGTGGTGATGGGCAAGCACGGCCTGGTCACCTGGGGCGACACCTCCAAAGAGAGTTACGAGAAGACCTTGCAGATCATCGGTGAGGCGCAGGCCTACCTCGATGCCCACGCTGAGGCCCAGCCGTTCGGCGGCGCGAAAGTGCAGAGCGTGCCGGAGGGGGAGCGTGACGCCCTGCTGGCGGCGGTGCTACCGATCTTGCGCGGCGCGATGAAGGGAGCGCGTCCGGTGATTCTGGAAGTGGACACCTCGCCGAGCGTCTTAGAATTCGTCAACTCCAACGCCGCCGCCGAACTCTCACAGGTGGGTGCGGCCTGCCCCGATCACCTCGTGCATACCAAGCGGGTGCCGCTGTACCTCGACTGGACGCCGGAGCAGGGTCAGGATGCCCTCATAGCCGCCGCGCAGGACGGGGTAAAGCGCTTCAAAGCCGAATACGCCGAATATTTTGACGCCAACAAAGCCGAGGGCGACGTGATGTTCACCCCCTCGCCGCGCGTGGTGCTGATTCCGGGCCTGGGGATGGTGACGAGTGGCCCCGACGCGCAGGGAGCCGACGTGTCGCGCCAGCTGTATACCCGCGCCATTCAGGTGATGAAAAGCGCCAGCAGTCTGAGCGGCTTCGTGAGCCTGTCGGCGGCCGAGAGCTACGCCATCGAATACTGGCCGATGGAACTCTACAAACTCAGTCTCAAGCCCGCGCCCAAAGCGCTGGAAGGCCACGTGGCGCTCATCACGGGTGCGGCCAGCGGCATCGGGCGGGCGATTGCCCATAGGCTGGCGGCGGACGGCGCGCACATCGTCGTCGCTGACCTGAACGCGGACGGCGGAGCAGTGGTGGCCGGGGAAGTGACCAGGCAGCGCGGCCACCGCCGGGCCACCAGCGTCAGCATGAACGTGACCGAGGAGAGCCAGGTCATCGGCGCGTATCAGCATGCTGTCCTGACCTACGGCGGCGTGGACATCGCCGTCAACAATGCGGGTATCGCCTCCAGCGCCCCGATTGAGGACACCTCGCTGGAGATGTGGAACCGCAACCAGAGCATCCTCTCCACCGGGTACTTTCTGGTGGCCCGCCAGGCGTTCCGGCTGATGAAGGCGCAGGGCACCGGTGGCAATCTGGTCTTCATCGGCAGTAAGAACAGCGTGGCGGCGGGCAAGAACGCGGCAGCCTACAGTGCGGCCAAGGCGGCGGAGTTGCACCTGGCCCGCTGTCTGGCCGAGGAGGGCGGCGCGGCGGGTATCCGGGTCAACTCGGTGCTGCCCGACGGCATCCTGGCCGGAAGCAGCATCTGGGACGGCAAGTGGCGGGCCGAGCGGGCGGCGACCTACGGCATCGAACCCGACAAACTGGAGGAGTTCTACCGCAACCGCACGACCTTGAAAGTAAACGTGCTGCCCGAAGACATTGCCGAGGCGACCTACTGGCTGACCTCGCCCGCTTCCGCCAAGACGACCGGCGGCGTGATCACGGTGGACGGCGGGGTGCCGACGGCATATGTGCGGTGAGCAGTCATGGTGACGTCTCGCCATATTGCTATTGACCTCGGAGCCTCCAGTGGCCGGGTCGCCCTCGGCACGGTGGAAGGCGGCAAACTCAAGGTGGAGATCCTTCACCGCTTTCCCAATGGCGGCGTCCCCGTGCGCGGGCAACTCTACTGGGACATCCTGGGCCTGTGGCGCGAGGTACTTCACGGGCTCAAGCTGGCCTCAAGTTACGGCCAGATTGCCAGCATCGGCGTCAATTCCTGGGCAGTGGACTACGGGCTGGTCGGTAAAAGTGGCGACCTGCTCGGTCAGGTCCACCATTACCGCAGCCCGTGCCTCGGCGGCGTCATGGAGCAGGTCCGGGCGCAGCTCACCGATGAGGCCATCTACAGCGCCACTGGTATCCAGTTTCTGCCGTTCAACACGCTCTATCAGCTCGCCGCCGAATCGCCGGAAACACTGAAGCGGGCCGACAAATTGCTGATGATTCCCGATCTGCTGCACTTCTGGCTGTGCGGCGTGGCCGTCACCGAGCGCACCAACGCCAGCACCACCCAGTTTTACAATCCGCAAACTGGAGGGTGGGCTGCCGACCTGCTGGACGCGCTCGACATTCCGCTTTCGCTTCTGCCGCCTATCGCCGAAGCCGGTGCCGATCTGGGCGCACTCAGCCCCGAAGTCGTGCGCGAGACGCAGCTCACCGGAACCCGCGTCGTTCTGCCCGCCACCCACGACACCGCCTCGGCGGTGGCCGCCGTGCCCGCCGAGGGCCAGGGCTGGGCGTATGTCTCCAGCGGCACCTGGAGCCTGGTCGGCATCGAAACGTCGCAGCCGATCATCAGCGCCCGCAGTTTGGCCGAGAACCTGACCAACGAGGCGGGCGTGGGCGGCACCACCCGCCTGCTCAAGAACGTCATGGGCCTGTGGATTATCCAGCAGTGCAACGAGGTCTGGAAGCTGGACTACGCCGACCTCTACGCCCAGGCTGCCGGGGTGGCGAGCGGTCCCACCATTGACCCTGATGACGTCCGCTTTCTTCCCCCCGGTGCGGACATGCCCCTGCGTGTCCAGACTTCCTGCGTC
This portion of the Deinococcus rubellus genome encodes:
- a CDS encoding L-rhamnose mutarotase, producing MPTPHHRVCFLLQVRPERLDEYKTRHKAVWPDMLAALSKTGWHNYSLFLKNDGLLVGYFETPDLDAAQSGMANTEVSARWQADMAPFFVDLEGTPDQGFLRLEEVFHLD
- a CDS encoding DeoR/GlpR family DNA-binding transcription regulator — its product is MSIDNVAPLPGRQQDILRRALSEKVVRIKDLAAEFGVHEMTVRRDLDALCEQGKLLRVHGGAQLLDKTSEELSQSMRAAQNVDAKERIARAALLLIQDGDTVALDASTTSLALARLLPARKVQVIACSLDAANVLSAAGVPFLMVGGNFHAPARSFVGAFFTDTISRLHPDLVFFSAKAYTFETGFTDPHLPEVGAKRALIASGSSVVALLDSSKVGRRALATIAGHADINTLITDADLPAELLSQLDEADIQVIVAP
- the rhaI gene encoding L-rhamnose isomerase; the protein is MNADLLQALSAQRIETPSWGYGNSGTRFKTFAAPGAARDIWEKLDDAAEVQRLTGIAPGVALHIPWDEVEDYGELGKYAAQRGLTIGAINPNVFQDEEYKLGSVTNPDEAVRERAIAHLLDCVEVMKKTGSRDLSLWFADGTNYAGQDDLRSRKHRMRAGLKRVHDAMPDGTRMLVEYKLFEPAFYATDLFDWGAAYSHCLAIGEKAQVLVDLGHHAQGVNIEQIVAFLLDEGRLGGFHFNARRYGDDDLIVGTSNPFELFCIYAELVFGANSVDDLTRRTAQNVAYMIDQSHNIEPKVEAMLQSVLNCQEAYAKALLIDRDLLKEAQGQGDVLAAHRVMMDAFKTDVRPLLMELRVEMDLNPEPIQAYRAGGYQAKVTRDRGTQTGGGGYPVKEKVRS
- a CDS encoding bifunctional aldolase/short-chain dehydrogenase; translated protein: MTETQPRTTVPKDRWNDADAPKSDGLASLSYRSNLLGSDRTLVNIYGGNTSTKSVEKDHLGRDVTVLWVKGSGSDIATITEKGFAGLKLDEVLPLFDRAEMTDEEMTAYLDRTAFEVGRPRQSIETLLHAFVPAKHVDHTHPDAIIGIACTLGGPDVMREIYGDRAAWVDYIRPGFTLSQQIGAAVRGNPKLEAVVMGKHGLVTWGDTSKESYEKTLQIIGEAQAYLDAHAEAQPFGGAKVQSVPEGERDALLAAVLPILRGAMKGARPVILEVDTSPSVLEFVNSNAAAELSQVGAACPDHLVHTKRVPLYLDWTPEQGQDALIAAAQDGVKRFKAEYAEYFDANKAEGDVMFTPSPRVVLIPGLGMVTSGPDAQGADVSRQLYTRAIQVMKSASSLSGFVSLSAAESYAIEYWPMELYKLSLKPAPKALEGHVALITGAASGIGRAIAHRLAADGAHIVVADLNADGGAVVAGEVTRQRGHRRATSVSMNVTEESQVIGAYQHAVLTYGGVDIAVNNAGIASSAPIEDTSLEMWNRNQSILSTGYFLVARQAFRLMKAQGTGGNLVFIGSKNSVAAGKNAAAYSAAKAAELHLARCLAEEGGAAGIRVNSVLPDGILAGSSIWDGKWRAERAATYGIEPDKLEEFYRNRTTLKVNVLPEDIAEATYWLTSPASAKTTGGVITVDGGVPTAYVR
- a CDS encoding rhamnulokinase, which produces MVTSRHIAIDLGASSGRVALGTVEGGKLKVEILHRFPNGGVPVRGQLYWDILGLWREVLHGLKLASSYGQIASIGVNSWAVDYGLVGKSGDLLGQVHHYRSPCLGGVMEQVRAQLTDEAIYSATGIQFLPFNTLYQLAAESPETLKRADKLLMIPDLLHFWLCGVAVTERTNASTTQFYNPQTGGWAADLLDALDIPLSLLPPIAEAGADLGALSPEVVRETQLTGTRVVLPATHDTASAVAAVPAEGQGWAYVSSGTWSLVGIETSQPIISARSLAENLTNEAGVGGTTRLLKNVMGLWIIQQCNEVWKLDYADLYAQAAGVASGPTIDPDDVRFLPPGADMPLRVQTSCVQSGQRSPQTPAEITRCVLDSLALRTAQILNTLEEVGGQRIDTMHVVGGGSQIALLNQLIADASGKTVVAGPVEATLMGNLLIQAGLPLTELRRTVRDSCELQTFSPKTATVQSCR